In Streptomyces sp. SN-593, a single genomic region encodes these proteins:
- a CDS encoding response regulator, producing MTRVLVVDDEPQLVRALVINLRARHYDVDAAPDGAGALRLAAAHNPDVVLLDLSLPDMDGAEVIRGLRGWTRVPIIVLSARHASKEKVQALDAGADDYVTKPFGMDELLARLRAAVRRAEPGTGGGADDQAVVVTDAFTVDLAAKKVHGSGGADVRLTPTEWHLLEILVRNPGRLVTQTQLLQEVWGPSYRSETNYLRVYLAQLRRKLEPDPARPRHLITEPGMGYRFEP from the coding sequence ATGACCCGGGTCCTGGTAGTGGACGACGAACCCCAGCTCGTCCGAGCGCTGGTGATCAACCTCCGGGCCCGCCACTACGACGTGGACGCCGCTCCGGACGGCGCGGGCGCGCTGCGGCTGGCCGCCGCCCACAACCCCGACGTGGTGCTGCTCGACCTGAGCCTGCCCGACATGGACGGCGCCGAGGTGATCCGCGGGCTGCGCGGCTGGACCCGGGTGCCGATCATCGTGCTGTCGGCCCGGCACGCCTCCAAGGAGAAGGTCCAGGCACTCGACGCGGGCGCCGACGACTACGTCACCAAGCCGTTCGGCATGGACGAGCTGCTGGCCCGGCTGCGCGCCGCGGTCCGCCGCGCCGAGCCCGGCACGGGCGGGGGCGCGGACGACCAGGCCGTCGTGGTCACCGACGCGTTCACCGTGGACCTGGCCGCGAAGAAGGTGCACGGCAGCGGCGGGGCCGACGTGCGCCTCACCCCCACCGAGTGGCACCTGCTGGAGATCCTGGTCCGCAACCCCGGACGGCTGGTCACCCAGACGCAGTTGCTCCAGGAGGTGTGGGGCCCCTCCTACCGCTCCGAGACCAACTACCTGCGGGTCTACCTGGCGCAGTTGCGCCGCAAGCTCGAACCGGACCCGGCCCGGCCCCGCCACCTCATCACCGAGCCCGGGATGGGCTACCGCTTCGAGCCGTAG